One genomic region from Spirosoma sp. KCTC 42546 encodes:
- a CDS encoding LexA family transcriptional regulator, with protein MIDHIDHIEEGDMVKATASSRYLIPFFSSLVQGGFPSPAENYIEKVCDLNDLCITNAEATYFVRVTGDSMTGDRIEPGDVLIVDCSRPPADGKIVIVWYDGGHAVKRIRYVDKLIVLESSNPRYLPIYVHPGENFSVLGVVTFNLQKF; from the coding sequence ATGATAGACCACATAGACCATATTGAGGAAGGGGATATGGTGAAGGCAACAGCTTCATCCAGATACTTGATTCCCTTTTTTTCCAGTCTGGTACAAGGTGGTTTTCCAAGTCCCGCTGAGAATTACATCGAGAAGGTCTGTGATCTGAATGACCTCTGCATTACCAATGCCGAAGCGACCTACTTCGTCAGGGTCACGGGGGATTCGATGACGGGTGACCGCATCGAGCCGGGCGATGTGCTGATTGTGGATTGTTCCCGCCCGCCCGCCGATGGCAAGATCGTCATTGTCTGGTACGACGGGGGCCACGCCGTCAAGCGGATTCGGTATGTCGATAAGCTAATTGTCTTGGAGTCCTCCAATCCCCGGTACTTACCCATCTACGTACACCCAGGGGAGAATTTTAGTGTACTGGGAGTCGTTACGTTCAACCTGCAAAAGTTCTAG
- a CDS encoding Y-family DNA polymerase, producing MFALVDANNMYVSCERSFNPALEGKPVIVLSNRDGCVVARSNEAKALGIKMGTPYFQTADLREQHDIQVFSSNYTLYGDMSARLMSTLARFVEDVEVYSIDEAFLQIDGYDSIYPSYTGLGQSIRDTVKQWLRIPVCIGFGPTKTLAKVANRIAKKRPELHGVCVLSGEEEISEALAGYAIDDLWGVGYRYARALKSHGVSTAAQLRDVNDEWINKIMTVNGLRLVHELRGFPCKLLEVNPPPKKAICAAPSFGKLIPDLETIADALTAHLTRAGEKLRRQDSLCGTITVFLHTDRYRKTPGNGLPARQYYNSRTVELPHPTSSTAELNRYAQASLKAIFQYGYNFQKVGIILTNLVPSDYRQRGIFIDGPDERMIKLAAVVDKLNRRFGQDKLRLGSQLYNPDWPMKQEYLSKRYTTDWKEILTVR from the coding sequence ATGTTCGCCCTGGTCGATGCCAACAATATGTACGTGAGTTGTGAGCGTAGCTTCAATCCGGCCCTGGAAGGCAAGCCCGTGATTGTGCTCTCGAACCGGGATGGGTGCGTAGTGGCCCGAAGTAACGAAGCCAAGGCGCTGGGCATTAAGATGGGCACTCCCTATTTCCAGACGGCTGACCTGCGGGAGCAGCATGATATTCAGGTATTCAGTAGTAACTACACCCTGTATGGCGATATGTCAGCCCGGCTAATGAGCACACTGGCCCGGTTCGTAGAGGACGTCGAGGTGTATTCAATCGACGAAGCCTTCCTGCAAATCGACGGCTATGATAGTATCTATCCATCGTATACAGGCCTGGGTCAATCCATTCGGGATACAGTCAAACAGTGGCTCCGCATTCCGGTTTGCATCGGCTTTGGCCCCACCAAAACACTCGCCAAGGTGGCTAACCGCATCGCCAAGAAACGCCCGGAACTACATGGTGTATGCGTGTTGTCAGGCGAGGAGGAAATTAGTGAGGCTCTGGCTGGGTACGCCATTGATGATCTGTGGGGTGTTGGTTACCGCTATGCCAGAGCGTTAAAATCGCATGGTGTCTCGACGGCGGCCCAGCTTCGGGATGTGAATGACGAATGGATCAATAAGATCATGACCGTCAACGGGCTTCGCCTGGTGCATGAACTGCGGGGCTTTCCCTGCAAGCTGCTCGAAGTGAATCCACCGCCCAAAAAAGCCATCTGTGCCGCTCCCAGTTTTGGCAAATTAATTCCTGATCTGGAAACGATTGCCGATGCACTGACCGCTCATCTCACCCGCGCGGGTGAGAAACTGCGCCGTCAGGATTCGCTCTGTGGTACTATCACCGTCTTTCTGCATACGGATCGCTATCGAAAAACGCCCGGTAATGGATTGCCCGCCAGGCAGTATTACAATTCACGAACTGTAGAGCTTCCTCATCCGACCAGTTCGACGGCGGAGCTGAACCGCTATGCCCAGGCGTCGCTGAAGGCCATCTTCCAATATGGCTATAACTTCCAGAAAGTAGGCATTATCCTGACCAATCTGGTACCCAGTGATTACCGACAACGGGGCATTTTTATTGATGGTCCCGATGAGCGGATGATCAAACTGGCTGCGGTCGTTGATAAACTTAACCGTCGCTTTGGACAGGACAAACTGCGGCTTGGTTCCCAACTCTACAATCCGGATTGGCCCATGAAGCAGGAATACCTGTCGAAACGTTATACAACTGATTGGAAAGAAATCCTGACCGTACGATGA